One Echinicola strongylocentroti DNA window includes the following coding sequences:
- a CDS encoding PIG-L family deacetylase yields the protein MKLKYLSLFIVFFLLLNVPTWSYEQPRYPSSTIYHQLLKLRETKRVLYIAAHPDDENTRLIAYLGNHVHAEVGYLSLTRGDGGQNLIGKELGVELGMIRTQELLRARETDGGQQFFSRAIDFGYSKNPDETLNNWDKEKLLADVVWMIRNFQPDIIINRFNTTPGVTHGHHTTSAILSLEAFKAAADPTVFPDQLDMVEPWQAKRVFWNAYNWRAPYQPEEGKLYHAFETGAYDDLLGVTYAQIAADSRTMHKSQGFGSTAPYGGAVDFIELVDGARFEESPFEGIPNRWDEVNNGQAIQDALDEAVSQFDFVHLENNLPRFLVVKQLLGKLAPSEKWLKEKQQQIDDLIIELLGLKVDFTAAQQEAYLGEEIEGTLVVNNPSSINVKVQEFTVMGTSHSFDKAVNDNAVLRDGMALEFAPTMMVSQPYWIENPPQNNLYQVKDQEKIGKPFNDPTFNGRLKFQIEGEEFNIEVPLKYKYNDPVDGEVNQPFVLLPPVQVSIDHDQVYVLSDKAAEFSVKVSFGTEILPGDLQLQGLKESAYKVLESTVNEAKKEKTYRLSVNGDTKIGKTVVTAQYITADGNVYEEGVKHIDYKHIPALTYFPKANFDLIKLNLKTTAQNIGYIPGAGDDVPEVLRNLGYAVTELETGSLDAGRLGQFSTVIVGIRAFNVNQQVVDQFDQLMKYVENGGNLILQYNTTASLKTDRLGPYPFDITRKRVAVERAPVEVDFDAHPALQGPNAITMEDFDGWIQERGLYFTDNWDEHYVTPLSMHDPGESASEGSLLLANYGKGTYTYSGISWFRLLPAGVPGAIKLFVNLIEQNHE from the coding sequence ATGAAGCTTAAATACCTGTCTCTTTTTATTGTATTTTTTCTGCTGCTAAATGTTCCCACTTGGAGCTATGAACAGCCCCGATATCCGTCTTCCACGATCTACCACCAGCTCCTGAAGCTAAGGGAGACCAAAAGGGTGCTGTACATCGCCGCTCATCCTGATGATGAGAATACACGGTTGATTGCGTATTTGGGCAATCATGTACATGCCGAGGTAGGTTACCTGTCGCTCACCCGTGGTGATGGAGGACAAAACCTCATTGGGAAAGAGCTTGGTGTCGAATTGGGTATGATCAGGACACAAGAATTGCTAAGGGCCAGAGAGACTGATGGTGGGCAGCAGTTTTTTTCCAGGGCCATTGACTTCGGTTATAGCAAAAACCCGGACGAGACGCTCAATAATTGGGATAAGGAAAAGCTCTTGGCCGATGTGGTGTGGATGATCAGGAATTTCCAGCCGGATATCATCATCAACAGGTTCAATACCACTCCGGGTGTTACCCATGGCCATCATACTACTTCAGCTATCCTTTCTCTGGAAGCCTTTAAGGCCGCCGCTGATCCCACGGTATTTCCGGATCAACTGGACATGGTAGAGCCATGGCAGGCCAAGCGGGTGTTTTGGAATGCTTATAATTGGAGAGCGCCGTACCAGCCAGAGGAAGGAAAGCTATATCATGCCTTCGAAACAGGCGCATACGATGATCTACTGGGGGTTACCTACGCACAGATTGCTGCAGACAGCAGGACCATGCACAAATCCCAAGGCTTCGGATCCACGGCGCCGTACGGAGGGGCAGTGGATTTTATTGAATTGGTAGATGGCGCCCGCTTTGAGGAGTCACCTTTTGAAGGTATTCCAAACAGGTGGGATGAAGTCAATAACGGCCAAGCGATACAGGATGCGTTGGATGAGGCGGTAAGCCAGTTTGATTTTGTCCACCTTGAGAATAATTTGCCCCGCTTTTTAGTGGTAAAGCAACTCCTTGGCAAACTAGCTCCTTCTGAAAAGTGGCTTAAGGAAAAACAGCAACAGATTGATGACTTGATCATCGAATTGTTGGGCTTAAAGGTTGATTTTACTGCAGCTCAGCAAGAAGCATATCTTGGAGAGGAGATAGAAGGGACATTGGTGGTGAATAATCCTTCGTCAATAAATGTAAAAGTCCAGGAGTTTACGGTAATGGGCACTAGTCATTCTTTTGACAAGGCTGTCAACGATAATGCGGTGCTAAGGGATGGGATGGCATTGGAGTTTGCGCCTACCATGATGGTTTCCCAGCCATACTGGATCGAAAACCCTCCCCAAAACAACCTCTATCAAGTAAAAGACCAAGAAAAGATCGGAAAACCCTTTAATGATCCTACTTTCAATGGACGGTTAAAGTTTCAGATCGAAGGTGAGGAATTTAATATTGAAGTTCCTTTGAAGTACAAATATAATGACCCTGTGGACGGGGAAGTAAATCAGCCCTTCGTGTTGTTACCGCCTGTGCAGGTGTCGATCGATCATGATCAGGTGTATGTCCTGTCGGACAAAGCTGCTGAGTTTTCGGTAAAAGTGTCTTTTGGAACTGAAATTCTCCCCGGAGATTTACAGCTGCAAGGGCTCAAGGAAAGTGCCTATAAGGTACTGGAAAGCACTGTCAATGAAGCCAAAAAGGAGAAAACTTACCGGCTTAGTGTCAATGGAGACACCAAAATAGGCAAAACGGTGGTAACTGCCCAGTATATTACTGCTGATGGCAATGTCTATGAAGAGGGGGTAAAGCATATCGATTACAAGCACATTCCAGCATTAACGTATTTTCCCAAGGCCAACTTCGACTTGATCAAGCTGAACCTAAAGACTACTGCCCAAAATATTGGCTATATTCCGGGAGCAGGCGATGATGTACCTGAGGTCCTGCGTAACTTAGGGTATGCGGTGACGGAATTGGAAACCGGGAGTTTGGATGCAGGTCGTTTAGGGCAGTTTTCCACTGTCATTGTCGGTATCAGGGCATTTAATGTGAACCAGCAGGTAGTGGATCAATTTGATCAATTGATGAAATATGTAGAAAATGGAGGCAACCTCATTCTCCAATACAATACGACAGCTTCCCTTAAGACGGATAGGTTGGGGCCATATCCCTTTGACATTACCCGGAAGCGGGTAGCGGTAGAGCGTGCTCCTGTTGAGGTAGACTTTGATGCACACCCTGCATTGCAAGGCCCCAATGCCATTACCATGGAAGATTTTGATGGATGGATCCAAGAAAGGGGGCTTTATTTTACTGACAACTGGGATGAGCATTACGTCACACCACTGTCTATGCACGATCCCGGAGAGTCAGCCAGTGAAGGAAGCTTGCTACTGGCCAATTACGGCAAAGGGACGTACACCTATTCAGGGATATCTTGGTTCAGGTTACTGCCTGCAGGAGTGCCGGGGGCTATTAAATTATTTGTAAACTTAATCGAACAAAACCATGAGTGA
- a CDS encoding DUF4136 domain-containing protein has protein sequence MMQFKSLLFFGSLLIISACTPQGADYVEDLDIALTFQDPEVNYDSYGSYHLPDTVVLISNDDNTELTSEMEDYILSEVNQQFLSMGWDRNTDPVSDGSDVVLMVSVVNLLDVQYVSWWDYWGWWPGWGYYPYPGDGWYPYYPGGCCYFGGVYSYREGTVIIEMVDPNSIEAVDDGEPDRLPVMWAGGLNGILQGDETNIKNRIDRGMDQIFTDSPYLNK, from the coding sequence ATGATGCAATTTAAATCACTACTCTTTTTCGGTAGTTTACTTATCATTTCCGCTTGTACGCCTCAGGGTGCGGATTATGTAGAAGATCTTGATATCGCCCTTACGTTTCAGGATCCTGAAGTAAATTATGATAGCTACGGCAGTTATCACCTTCCAGACACCGTAGTACTTATTTCCAATGATGATAATACTGAACTCACTTCAGAAATGGAAGACTACATTCTATCTGAAGTAAACCAGCAATTCCTCAGTATGGGTTGGGACAGAAACACTGATCCTGTCAGCGACGGGTCAGATGTGGTATTAATGGTCTCAGTAGTCAATCTATTGGATGTCCAATATGTGTCTTGGTGGGATTACTGGGGCTGGTGGCCAGGATGGGGCTATTACCCATACCCTGGTGATGGCTGGTATCCTTATTACCCAGGAGGCTGCTGCTATTTCGGAGGAGTATACAGCTACAGGGAAGGGACCGTAATCATCGAAATGGTAGATCCCAATAGCATCGAAGCGGTAGATGATGGAGAACCCGACAGACTTCCTGTCATGTGGGCTGGTGGCCTGAACGGCATTCTTCAGGGGGACGAAACCAATATCAAAAACCGAATTGATCGCGGAATGGATCAGATTTTTACCGATTCACCATATCTTAACAAGTAA
- a CDS encoding OmpW family outer membrane protein — translation MRFIKTLFILFALLLNVQLLKAQGTSQFQVNYTPSLPLGDVADYTGDFSFRGINIAYEYHVSEYLGLGITTGINTYYEDIQGVENVKVNIDGKIVTLSGKRYNYTNSVPILATANYYLSPEGQLRPYVGLGIGGYYVMKWTEIGQYQVRDNGFQFGLAPRVGVLQPLAYGLDLHLAAQYNAGFGEDPFSSVDFMVGFAWKF, via the coding sequence ATGAGATTTATCAAAACCTTATTTATACTATTTGCACTGCTGCTAAACGTACAACTCCTAAAAGCACAAGGAACTAGCCAGTTCCAAGTGAATTATACTCCAAGTCTCCCACTCGGGGATGTGGCTGATTACACGGGAGACTTCAGCTTTAGGGGTATCAACATCGCCTATGAGTACCATGTATCAGAGTATCTTGGGCTCGGGATCACCACTGGCATCAACACCTATTATGAAGATATCCAAGGTGTGGAAAATGTCAAAGTCAACATAGATGGAAAAATAGTCACCCTTTCTGGTAAACGGTACAATTACACGAACTCCGTTCCGATCTTGGCTACGGCCAATTATTACCTCTCCCCAGAAGGCCAGTTAAGACCCTATGTAGGACTGGGAATAGGAGGATACTATGTAATGAAATGGACAGAAATAGGCCAATACCAAGTCAGGGACAATGGATTCCAGTTTGGTCTGGCGCCTCGAGTAGGTGTTTTACAGCCGCTGGCTTATGGACTGGATCTCCACTTGGCAGCACAGTACAATGCCGGATTTGGAGAAGATCCCTTCAGCAGCGTCGACTTTATGGTTGGCTTTGCTTGGAAATTTTAG
- a CDS encoding DUF4136 domain-containing protein, which produces MMRNKIYAFSALLSLLAVVSACTAGKVIDTNQAENFKLENYKSFDFYKTDLEIDKMPTYAQRVDWIKEAIKENLESRGVQKDTENPEMLVNIGVFIEEKVQTRETDLRSDPPMYMGQRNYHWEVQEIPVGTYNEGTFTLDFVDKVSQEMVWQGVGKSIITKKDDAAKKNIEQATQKLFAEIE; this is translated from the coding sequence ATGATGCGCAATAAAATCTATGCTTTCTCAGCCCTTTTATCGCTCTTGGCCGTTGTATCCGCTTGTACGGCGGGAAAGGTAATCGACACCAATCAGGCGGAAAACTTCAAACTGGAAAATTATAAGAGCTTTGACTTTTATAAGACCGATTTGGAGATTGACAAAATGCCCACATATGCCCAACGGGTGGACTGGATAAAAGAGGCCATCAAAGAAAACCTCGAGTCCCGGGGTGTCCAAAAGGACACTGAAAACCCGGAAATGCTGGTCAATATAGGGGTATTCATAGAAGAAAAGGTGCAAACCCGCGAAACCGACCTAAGAAGTGATCCCCCCATGTATATGGGACAGCGAAACTATCACTGGGAAGTACAGGAAATCCCCGTCGGCACGTATAATGAAGGCACTTTCACGTTGGACTTTGTGGATAAAGTCTCTCAGGAAATGGTCTGGCAAGGGGTAGGTAAGAGTATCATTACGAAAAAAGACGATGCTGCCAAAAAGAACATAGAACAAGCCACCCAAAAGCTATTTGCTGAAATAGAATAA
- a CDS encoding PDC sensor domain-containing protein: MNADNMRVLGNVKTNIENLIEGQKKIITTDLSIQHPGDYEYRFDQDHVVFKLMDDAEDTTRNGENSTKDSIVSIIKAKENYEELFNNPLIVRKDMFDFISINCVSIVDSKKELNTLFTNNPTFGELYYTRDSVINVFESKKIFQLDLGLAEYKAYNTLLCKSEDGAVYLTGLVNMDKFEDKKREVSAHTISIAVILTIIILLALPILKLFVMSNMERLYTKDVLFTGASVTVIPMGIILLFMYLTTQLKDDKNEARENLATLNDRVDENFEAEVTSIMGLLNDIDSVTTLEWKNRDDTSGNVFNWIKGFNQPENSAFFHSLYQNDGRDSFPTKDDDDTTDYRDTENGKYWSFGGLQYDDLNLNGTHHFNYFNSIFWCSPDGKIRIYISSEGNPEKVTDLSHRKYIMKVANNETRLFKRQQPLFMESIRSVSDGNYEIGIGIPSGIDPLPVLAVSFSSASLIDPLVKSGYGYCLIDKSGKTLFHSEKERNLNENFLEETGGDFTSFVTSDRPQFASVDYLGKPHYVYLRKVDCIDGYYLATFLDKEYINTANSMTIMLTIEMQLAFLALLFLQGISLSLLSTKPSKLKQKVFAFNWLRPYSSDDHQYNRAYLCLFMMNALAGIYCLTESILHADFEDFVIHDLILVGVCVVGINYYVLSNLLPPSKKMYTRFGKASHNRFLKTSFWVILGVLMMGKFILMGYAKDLKAFWSLVLLGILAMGIYKMVSLIPLAQKSGTRPISISNVLDQGALLLEKYQQRPMLEAYKLFTFSLICLITVIPSFIFYSISYNKEREILHKYYNHDLTAQHASWTSNKAKQYYNVSAPKKSSRVPDLEDFVASMKNDDLRHLTFEDIAIETVAYDTADEQRIDSLSQDFMFYFLIGGVYGDIRIPFNPYGMASEGYLTNDDRNRGWKYKTDTFTYYGPSEKYIVAGSPKAFSEFFLDNMAMLVLVLIPLLMAVIFFLLSGTSRKICGLAFKGYVDHLIPKFSESTKNRKHDLVSIYKEADKWRLKYDKGVGKDSFNNSFLVGVNASSVRKVYHQLKREFPTTLYTMDMIDLPQGFKNQKGDDEAVESPAGTMYRFKNDQLGLDVALDQIIKSPVSTYTALEMVLRNSIGGQGLNEEEVSKKDKNLPKLPLLIYIEHFEFSYDDMELNRVKLHVLQQIVHNPLIRVVISSNISPIKIYEHYEDQINHFATDPGAKTDEAYEKMMSLKMDYKNWLNVLGGFYRINVPFDTTQIDWSSGDQQSAQYDVMKGEFEHGKYLNQLFFNRKLYKGCDNEEDVILHVQETSYTYYFSIWNNLSKEERYIVYDIARDKFVNTNNVDGIIDLLHKGILIFDHSLRLMNESFGNFVLSKVSSDEALARELESKQKGTWNITFAVLILVVISLLVFISFGRIHVLNEINTIVASAGAAMTLLVRLGGLFAISKVVK, translated from the coding sequence ATGAACGCAGATAATATGCGCGTACTGGGCAATGTCAAGACCAATATCGAAAACCTGATAGAAGGCCAAAAAAAAATAATCACTACCGATCTGAGTATTCAGCATCCAGGGGATTATGAGTACCGATTTGATCAAGATCATGTGGTCTTTAAACTAATGGATGACGCTGAAGATACCACAAGGAACGGCGAAAATTCGACAAAAGACAGTATAGTCTCCATAATAAAAGCCAAAGAAAATTATGAAGAGCTATTTAATAATCCGCTGATCGTACGAAAGGACATGTTTGATTTTATCAGCATCAACTGTGTGTCTATCGTGGATTCCAAAAAGGAGCTCAATACACTCTTTACGAATAACCCGACTTTTGGGGAGCTTTATTATACGAGAGACAGCGTGATAAATGTCTTTGAGAGTAAAAAAATCTTCCAACTGGATCTGGGATTGGCCGAGTATAAAGCCTATAATACGCTCTTGTGCAAATCAGAGGATGGTGCTGTTTACCTTACGGGATTGGTGAATATGGATAAGTTTGAGGACAAAAAGCGTGAAGTCTCTGCGCACACGATATCCATAGCTGTGATCCTTACGATTATCATTTTGCTGGCGCTGCCTATTCTTAAGCTCTTTGTCATGAGTAATATGGAGCGGTTATACACGAAGGACGTGCTATTTACCGGAGCCTCTGTTACAGTGATTCCCATGGGCATTATTTTGCTGTTTATGTACCTGACCACACAGCTAAAGGATGATAAAAATGAGGCCAGGGAAAACCTGGCGACATTAAATGATCGGGTAGATGAAAACTTCGAAGCAGAGGTCACCAGTATCATGGGCTTACTGAATGACATTGATTCAGTCACTACCTTGGAATGGAAAAACAGGGATGATACTTCAGGAAATGTTTTCAATTGGATCAAAGGTTTTAACCAACCAGAAAATTCAGCTTTTTTCCACAGTTTATACCAAAACGATGGGCGTGATTCATTTCCAACCAAAGATGATGATGATACCACAGACTATCGTGATACAGAAAATGGTAAATACTGGTCATTTGGAGGGCTACAGTACGATGACCTTAATTTGAATGGCACGCATCACTTCAACTATTTCAATTCTATTTTTTGGTGTAGCCCAGATGGGAAAATACGTATTTATATTTCCAGTGAAGGAAATCCTGAAAAGGTCACCGATCTTTCTCACCGAAAGTACATCATGAAAGTGGCCAACAATGAAACAAGGCTGTTTAAGCGGCAGCAGCCACTTTTTATGGAGTCTATCCGGTCGGTCAGTGATGGTAATTATGAAATCGGGATTGGTATTCCATCAGGAATCGACCCACTACCGGTACTGGCGGTCAGCTTTTCATCTGCCAGCTTAATTGACCCCTTGGTAAAGAGCGGTTATGGGTATTGCTTGATTGATAAATCCGGCAAAACACTTTTCCATTCTGAAAAAGAGCGGAACCTCAATGAGAATTTTCTTGAAGAAACCGGGGGGGATTTCACTTCTTTTGTCACGAGCGATCGCCCCCAGTTTGCGTCGGTGGACTATCTTGGCAAGCCCCACTACGTCTATCTCAGAAAGGTAGACTGTATTGATGGCTATTATTTGGCCACTTTCCTGGACAAGGAATACATTAATACTGCCAATTCCATGACCATTATGCTCACCATAGAGATGCAATTGGCTTTTTTGGCGCTACTTTTTCTACAGGGCATATCTTTATCCTTGCTATCGACCAAACCGAGTAAACTGAAGCAGAAGGTTTTTGCTTTTAATTGGCTAAGGCCTTACAGTTCTGATGATCATCAGTATAATCGCGCCTATTTATGTCTGTTTATGATGAATGCTCTGGCCGGAATATATTGTTTAACGGAAAGTATATTACATGCTGATTTTGAGGATTTTGTCATACATGACTTGATATTGGTTGGAGTCTGTGTGGTCGGTATTAACTATTACGTCCTGTCCAATTTATTGCCACCCAGCAAAAAAATGTATACGCGTTTTGGTAAGGCAAGCCATAACAGGTTTTTAAAAACTAGCTTTTGGGTGATTTTGGGTGTGCTGATGATGGGTAAATTTATCCTGATGGGGTATGCAAAGGACCTAAAAGCCTTTTGGAGTTTGGTATTACTGGGGATTTTGGCGATGGGGATTTATAAAATGGTGAGCCTGATACCACTGGCACAGAAAAGCGGTACAAGGCCCATATCAATTAGTAATGTGTTGGATCAAGGAGCACTTCTATTAGAGAAGTATCAGCAACGCCCGATGCTGGAGGCGTATAAGTTATTTACCTTTTCGCTGATTTGCTTGATTACGGTGATACCCAGTTTTATTTTTTATTCGATCAGCTATAATAAGGAAAGGGAGATCCTTCATAAATATTATAACCATGACCTGACCGCCCAACATGCCAGTTGGACGTCCAATAAAGCCAAGCAATATTATAATGTATCAGCCCCTAAAAAATCGAGTAGGGTTCCAGACTTGGAAGATTTTGTAGCGAGCATGAAAAATGACGATTTGCGCCACTTGACTTTTGAGGATATAGCCATCGAAACAGTGGCATATGATACCGCAGATGAGCAGCGTATAGATAGTTTGTCGCAGGACTTTATGTTTTACTTTTTGATTGGAGGAGTATATGGAGACATAAGGATTCCTTTTAATCCTTACGGAATGGCTTCAGAGGGGTATTTGACAAATGACGACAGGAACCGAGGATGGAAGTATAAAACGGACACCTTTACTTACTATGGTCCCTCCGAAAAGTATATCGTGGCGGGATCTCCTAAGGCATTTTCTGAATTCTTTTTAGATAATATGGCCATGTTGGTGTTGGTACTTATTCCACTGCTGATGGCAGTGATCTTCTTTTTGCTATCGGGAACTTCGCGTAAAATCTGCGGACTGGCGTTTAAGGGATATGTGGATCATCTTATTCCCAAATTTAGCGAGTCTACTAAAAACCGTAAACATGACTTGGTCAGCATCTACAAAGAAGCCGATAAATGGCGATTAAAGTATGACAAGGGGGTTGGCAAGGACAGTTTTAACAATAGCTTTTTGGTAGGAGTAAATGCTTCCAGTGTAAGGAAAGTTTACCATCAGCTGAAGCGTGAATTTCCAACGACCCTTTACACCATGGACATGATAGACTTGCCACAAGGATTTAAAAACCAAAAGGGCGATGATGAGGCAGTCGAAAGTCCTGCCGGCACCATGTACCGCTTTAAGAATGATCAATTGGGGCTGGATGTGGCATTGGACCAAATTATCAAATCTCCTGTATCTACGTACACAGCCTTGGAAATGGTACTCAGAAATTCTATTGGCGGCCAAGGGCTGAATGAAGAAGAAGTGTCTAAAAAGGATAAAAACCTACCTAAACTTCCACTTTTGATCTATATCGAGCACTTCGAATTTTCGTATGATGATATGGAGCTTAACCGAGTCAAACTCCATGTCCTTCAGCAAATAGTACACAATCCACTTATCCGAGTGGTCATTTCAAGTAATATAAGCCCCATAAAAATTTACGAGCACTATGAGGATCAAATCAATCACTTTGCTACCGATCCCGGTGCCAAGACAGATGAGGCATACGAAAAAATGATGTCACTTAAGATGGACTATAAGAATTGGCTGAATGTCCTGGGAGGCTTCTATCGGATCAATGTTCCTTTTGACACCACCCAGATTGATTGGTCAAGTGGAGATCAACAATCCGCTCAATATGACGTGATGAAAGGGGAGTTTGAACATGGTAAGTACCTCAATCAGCTATTCTTTAACAGGAAACTGTATAAGGGATGTGATAATGAGGAAGATGTCATCCTACATGTCCAGGAGACCTCTTATACGTACTACTTTTCTATTTGGAACAACCTCTCAAAAGAGGAGCGCTACATTGTCTATGACATCGCCAGGGATAAATTTGTCAATACCAATAATGTGGACGGCATCATTGACCTGCTGCATAAGGGGATTTTGATTTTTGATCATTCCCTGAGACTGATGAATGAGAGCTTTGGGAACTTTGTACTGTCCAAGGTGAGCAGTGACGAGGCACTGGCACGGGAACTTGAATCCAAGCAAAAAGGAACTTGGAACATCACATTTGCGGTGTTGATCCTAGTAGTGATCAGCTTGCTAGTGTTTATTTCCTTTGGTAGAATCCATGTGCTCAACGAAATCAATACCATTGTCGCTTCTGCAGGAGCGGCGATGACCCTTTTGGTGAGGCTGGGTGGCTTGTTTGCGATCAGTAAGGTGGTGAAGTAG
- a CDS encoding O-acetylhomoserine aminocarboxypropyltransferase/cysteine synthase family protein, producing the protein MSLKNLKFETLQLHAGHEPDTNTKSRAVPIYQTSSYVFDSAEHGANLFGLKEFGNIYTRIMNPTNDVFEKRMAALEGGVAALAVSSGQAAQFIALSNILESGENFVTSPFLYGGTYNQFKVSFKRLGISARFADSEKAEDMEKLIDDKTKALYVETIGNPGFNVPDFEKLAALSEKHAIPLVVDNTFGAGGYLFKPLQHGAHIVVASATKWIGGHGTSIGGIIVDGGNYNWGNGKYPQFSEPSEGYHGLNFWEVFGEGNPLGLPNIAFTIRARVEGLRDFGPAISPFNSFLLLQGLETLSLRAERTVENALTLAKWLEKHPKVEKVNYPGLESHAHHTLAKKYLTQGFGGVLTFEVKGGNEAGEKLVDSLELISHLANVGDAKTLIIQPAATTHQQLSDKEQAAAGVTPGMLRISLGIEHIDDICADLEQAFQKIG; encoded by the coding sequence ATGTCTTTAAAAAACCTAAAATTCGAAACCTTACAACTTCATGCAGGGCATGAGCCAGATACCAATACTAAATCCCGTGCTGTACCCATTTACCAGACAAGTTCCTATGTTTTTGATTCAGCCGAGCATGGTGCGAATCTTTTTGGGCTAAAGGAATTTGGGAATATTTACACGCGCATCATGAACCCTACCAATGATGTGTTCGAAAAGCGAATGGCAGCACTGGAAGGTGGCGTAGCAGCGTTAGCGGTGAGTTCCGGGCAAGCTGCCCAGTTTATTGCCTTGAGCAATATTCTTGAAAGTGGAGAAAATTTTGTCACCTCGCCTTTCCTGTATGGAGGTACTTATAACCAGTTTAAGGTGTCCTTTAAGCGCTTGGGGATTTCAGCCCGTTTTGCAGACAGTGAAAAGGCAGAAGACATGGAAAAACTGATTGACGACAAGACCAAAGCACTCTATGTCGAGACAATCGGAAACCCAGGGTTTAATGTACCGGATTTTGAAAAGCTGGCAGCGTTATCAGAAAAGCATGCTATTCCATTAGTGGTGGACAATACCTTTGGTGCTGGGGGCTATCTATTTAAGCCATTGCAGCATGGTGCACATATCGTGGTAGCCTCTGCCACCAAGTGGATCGGTGGACACGGAACCTCCATAGGAGGAATTATCGTAGATGGTGGTAATTACAATTGGGGGAACGGTAAATATCCCCAGTTTTCAGAACCTTCAGAAGGATACCATGGGCTTAATTTCTGGGAGGTTTTTGGAGAAGGAAACCCACTAGGCCTTCCTAACATTGCTTTTACTATCCGTGCCAGAGTAGAAGGTCTGCGTGATTTTGGCCCGGCCATTAGTCCGTTCAACAGTTTCTTATTGCTACAGGGCTTGGAAACCCTTTCCCTGCGAGCTGAGCGGACAGTAGAAAATGCCTTGACTTTAGCCAAATGGCTGGAGAAACACCCTAAAGTAGAAAAAGTCAATTATCCCGGTCTCGAGAGCCATGCTCATCACACGCTTGCTAAAAAATACCTTACGCAAGGATTTGGCGGAGTATTGACTTTTGAAGTGAAGGGAGGCAATGAGGCTGGAGAAAAACTGGTGGACAGCTTGGAACTGATCAGTCATTTGGCCAATGTAGGAGATGCCAAGACACTGATCATACAGCCTGCAGCTACCACCCACCAGCAACTTTCCGATAAAGAACAAGCAGCTGCTGGCGTCACCCCTGGAATGTTGAGAATTAGCCTGGGCATTGAGCATATAGATGACATCTGTGCTGACTTGGAACAGGCCTTCCAAAAAATCGGCTAA